One window of the Anaerolineae bacterium genome contains the following:
- a CDS encoding carbon starvation protein A, with amino-acid sequence MSLVVILIAIVVILLGYGWYARTIDRKIIQPDPKKATPAKMYMDGVDFIPTSRNVLFGYQFKSVAALGPILGPIIALQWGWLPAILWILLGTTFIGWVQDYSSIIVGVREEGQTFGALSYRLISPAARVLLLIYIYFYLLMIMGAFGIVVGFTLLTNPVVPMGVIIISLAGLLMGQMLYRWKQDIILTTVITVIIAFVGIWLGTLPAVKNFFSFIYGYRVVEGKTVSPTLFLQVTQAGFIGSLMVLVFCYLGSVLPIWRWAQPINYVSFWVVLLALVGGVIGLLIGRPGFGDFPAFTGFISLAKLPLWPMLFVTIACGAISGWHSLVGSSGTARQLEKEVDALPVGGGAMFLEMSFAVLAFLVGTAGFGTFKGYQDAGGWGAPARVFATGLSNFMNYWGIDALLGKGFGVAYASVFLCVMALTIMHLVVRFMRVASAELLGDRFPILKNAHVGTIIALLFTIFFIWFAPFIQIWGIFGGANQLMAALALLLVTMWLRLKGKNYQWTFWPFVFMYVTTVASLIYSAYRAFGIMLPAAKTWDAQVAQITIGVCAVILAVAGLYLGWEALQAVRRVKPEVVKASE; translated from the coding sequence ATGAGTCTTGTAGTAATCCTTATAGCCATTGTGGTTATCCTTCTTGGTTACGGCTGGTATGCCCGCACCATTGACCGAAAGATTATTCAGCCTGACCCGAAGAAAGCCACTCCAGCTAAGATGTATATGGATGGGGTGGACTTTATTCCTACCAGCCGTAATGTGCTTTTCGGGTATCAATTTAAATCCGTAGCAGCCCTTGGCCCTATCCTTGGCCCCATTATCGCTCTCCAGTGGGGATGGCTTCCTGCTATTCTGTGGATTTTGCTTGGAACTACATTCATCGGTTGGGTCCAGGACTACAGCAGCATAATCGTGGGGGTTAGGGAAGAGGGGCAGACCTTTGGAGCCCTGAGCTACAGGCTTATTTCCCCTGCCGCCAGAGTTCTCCTCTTGATTTACATCTACTTCTACCTGCTGATGATCATGGGGGCCTTCGGAATCGTGGTAGGTTTTACCCTCCTAACCAATCCTGTTGTCCCCATGGGCGTGATAATCATATCTCTGGCTGGCTTGCTTATGGGCCAGATGCTTTACCGCTGGAAGCAGGATATCATCCTGACCACAGTAATAACAGTGATAATTGCTTTTGTGGGCATCTGGCTTGGCACCCTTCCCGCTGTTAAGAACTTCTTCAGCTTCATTTACGGATACAGGGTTGTGGAGGGTAAGACGGTTTCTCCCACCCTCTTCCTCCAGGTGACTCAGGCAGGATTTATTGGGAGCCTCATGGTTCTTGTCTTCTGCTATCTTGGTTCCGTGCTTCCCATCTGGCGTTGGGCTCAGCCTATTAACTACGTCTCCTTCTGGGTGGTATTACTCGCCCTTGTTGGTGGAGTCATCGGCTTGCTGATAGGGCGCCCTGGTTTCGGAGACTTCCCGGCCTTTACCGGCTTTATAAGCCTCGCTAAACTCCCGCTCTGGCCCATGCTCTTCGTGACTATAGCATGCGGCGCTATCTCGGGCTGGCACTCCCTTGTGGGTTCCTCCGGCACCGCCCGCCAGCTTGAGAAGGAGGTGGATGCCCTCCCGGTAGGTGGTGGGGCCATGTTCCTGGAGATGTCCTTCGCCGTTCTGGCCTTCCTCGTCGGCACAGCGGGCTTTGGCACCTTCAAGGGCTATCAGGATGCAGGCGGATGGGGCGCTCCTGCTAGGGTATTTGCCACGGGTCTTTCCAACTTCATGAACTACTGGGGCATTGATGCTCTTCTGGGTAAAGGCTTCGGTGTAGCTTACGCTTCGGTCTTCCTCTGCGTTATGGCTCTCACCATTATGCACCTGGTAGTCCGTTTCATGAGGGTGGCCAGCGCTGAGCTGCTCGGCGACCGCTTCCCGATCCTGAAGAACGCGCACGTAGGCACCATTATCGCTTTGCTCTTCACAATCTTCTTCATCTGGTTTGCTCCCTTCATCCAGATCTGGGGTATATTTGGAGGAGCTAACCAGCTTATGGCCGCCCTGGCTCTCCTCCTCGTCACCATGTGGCTCAGGCTCAAGGGCAAGAATTACCAGTGGACTTTCTGGCCTTTCGTATTCATGTATGTAACTACCGTCGCGTCCCTCATCTACTCAGCCTACAGGGCTTTTGGCATAATGCTGCCTGCTGCTAAGACCTGGGATGCTCAGGTAGCCCAGATAACCATAGGAGTCTGCGCTGTAATCTTGGCAGTAGCTGGTCTCTACCTGGGCTGGGAGGCCCTGCAGGCTGTAAGGAGGGTTAAGCCAGAAGTCGTCAAGGCTTCCGAATAA
- a CDS encoding alpha/beta hydrolase, translated as MSAIIIDGSLVHYETMGRGKPLIFLHGWLGSWRYWLGSMEELSPYFKTYALDLWGFGDSDKTYERFSLLDYVRLLEAFVENMGIIRFHLVGHSLGAVVAVRFAAIHPEKVEKLVAVSLPVTGNSLNPALFQGNRFIRLIPQEYPELQMEVQKASPKAIEKSAWSVRELDLRLELLNLRVPTLVIYGDKDGIINPENFGAFKDFKAPLRFLGIPGARHFPMLEESSKFNRLLKEFLALGVDLEKLEIKHEWRRKMG; from the coding sequence ATGAGCGCTATCATTATTGACGGAAGTCTTGTCCACTATGAAACGATGGGGCGCGGCAAGCCTCTGATTTTCCTCCATGGCTGGCTTGGTTCCTGGCGCTACTGGCTTGGGAGCATGGAGGAATTATCTCCTTATTTCAAAACCTACGCATTGGATCTCTGGGGTTTCGGTGATTCCGACAAAACTTATGAACGCTTCTCCCTTCTGGACTATGTGAGGCTTCTGGAAGCTTTTGTGGAAAACATGGGTATCATTAGATTTCACCTGGTGGGACACTCTTTAGGGGCTGTGGTGGCTGTGCGATTTGCAGCCATTCATCCAGAGAAGGTGGAAAAACTTGTGGCTGTGAGCCTGCCTGTAACCGGAAATTCCCTGAACCCAGCCCTTTTCCAGGGGAACCGCTTCATCAGGCTTATCCCTCAGGAGTATCCCGAGCTCCAGATGGAAGTGCAAAAGGCATCTCCAAAGGCTATAGAAAAAAGTGCGTGGTCCGTGAGGGAGCTGGATTTACGCCTGGAGCTGCTCAACCTCAGGGTTCCAACCTTAGTCATTTACGGCGATAAGGATGGGATTATTAACCCAGAGAATTTCGGGGCTTTCAAAGATTTTAAAGCTCCACTGCGTTTTCTCGGCATACCTGGGGCCCGGCATTTCCCAATGTTGGAGGAATCCTCCAAGTTTAACCGCCTTCTCAAGGAATTTCTAGCTCTTGGGGTTGATTTAGAAAAGCTGGAAATAAAGCATGAGTGGCGAAGGAAGATGGGTTAA
- a CDS encoding response regulator has product MAKILVIEDEKDILELVEISLQLGGFEVAKAIDGLEGLEKAISEKPDLILLDIKLPKLSGYDVCKKLKEIPITKDIPVVFLTARGQDHEIKAGFESGGDDYIVKPFAPDELPRRVREILSRFKR; this is encoded by the coding sequence ATGGCGAAAATACTTGTGATTGAGGACGAAAAAGATATACTGGAATTAGTGGAAATTTCCCTTCAATTAGGTGGTTTTGAGGTGGCAAAAGCTATTGATGGCCTTGAGGGCCTGGAGAAAGCTATCAGCGAAAAGCCAGACTTGATCCTTCTTGATATAAAACTTCCAAAGCTTTCGGGCTACGATGTATGCAAAAAGCTCAAAGAAATTCCCATTACAAAAGACATTCCCGTTGTTTTCCTCACCGCCAGAGGCCAGGACCATGAAATTAAGGCCGGCTTTGAGTCAGGGGGAGATGATTATATAGTCAAACCCTTCGCTCCCGATGAGTTACCGCGGAGGGTTCGGGAGATATTGAGCAGGTTCAAAAGATGA
- a CDS encoding GAF domain-containing protein: MMRKQNLWPAVASWIFVLIITWVIYKAPPGSPLNAFRYLYFIPIILVSILYGLAPGLFGAFLVASFMLPNVLKAATEGFFSEHLLSLLAEILLLVLSPVAVDQWLGSQRRQRDFYKALSDLGELLASQKESDALLKTLLESLVQLTGSTWGEIVMKENGSLIRKAFWGEPTSRKLHRPLPQGVHKTLADLVIQEGKSVVSANLELDPRFFRWVDTPVTFSSFIAIPLRLQGEPVGLVALANKPEGLYTSQEIRMIKAVVSKGEIALENLKLLEREKRRAAKLAALNEIARVVSSVMNLRLLFTLVHNEISRLMKAENFYIALYDPETETVEFAFVVEEGQIKEGAKRKVIPGRGLTEYIIFSGKPLLLSADAEEKLKGLGVEPEGEGPFARSWLGVPLIAGDRVTGAMVVHSYEGENLYSQDDLEVLQNIAYQTAIAIENARLLERTDKALAQKVKELTILSELDREMALASSDLDRLLKLVVEKAVAYTGADAGLLALVEEKNGGRGLYLKSSVGYPPIIEQYINNPYPLERGITGRVVRTGQAVLCPDVREDPDYDPVRESTLSQLTVPIFLEGKILGAITLESSHLNAFTREDLNFISSLADRAAIAINQARLFEEVRRASEAKSAFIGDISHELRNPLTSIKGYTDLILAGKSGPLSERQEELLRKVRSNAERMEKLLRDLSELSKIEAGKIPMDITSVNLKELIAELVDSCWEKAADKGLTVHMEVDDDLPPVKADRLRVTEILSNLMDNACAYTPQGGKITVRAFREDKFVRVEVEDTGIGIPPEEQPKIFGRFFRGSHPMVRERQGTGLGLHIAKKLVEMQGGTIWFKSFPGKGSTFIFTLPVWE, translated from the coding sequence ATGATGAGGAAGCAAAATCTCTGGCCAGCCGTTGCTTCGTGGATTTTTGTGTTAATTATAACGTGGGTTATCTATAAGGCTCCGCCCGGAAGCCCACTTAACGCCTTTCGCTACCTTTATTTCATCCCCATAATTTTAGTTTCAATCCTATACGGTCTCGCCCCGGGGCTCTTTGGAGCTTTCCTAGTGGCTTCCTTTATGCTACCTAACGTCCTGAAAGCAGCAACGGAAGGGTTTTTTTCTGAGCATCTTCTCTCCCTCTTAGCAGAAATATTGCTCCTGGTTTTAAGCCCTGTGGCGGTAGATCAGTGGCTTGGGAGCCAGAGAAGGCAGAGGGATTTCTACAAGGCTCTGAGTGACCTTGGGGAGCTTCTGGCTTCCCAAAAGGAATCCGATGCCCTGTTGAAAACCTTGCTGGAAAGCTTGGTTCAGCTTACTGGTTCCACATGGGGCGAAATCGTCATGAAAGAGAACGGTTCCTTAATCCGGAAAGCCTTCTGGGGTGAGCCTACTTCTCGCAAACTTCACAGGCCCCTACCTCAAGGGGTTCACAAAACTCTGGCAGATTTAGTTATACAGGAAGGTAAAAGTGTGGTATCAGCCAACCTGGAACTTGACCCCCGTTTCTTTCGCTGGGTTGATACCCCCGTGACGTTCAGCTCATTCATAGCTATTCCTCTCAGGTTACAAGGCGAACCTGTAGGCCTTGTGGCTTTAGCGAACAAACCCGAAGGCCTTTACACTTCTCAGGAAATCCGGATGATAAAAGCCGTGGTGTCAAAGGGAGAGATAGCTTTAGAAAACCTTAAACTTCTGGAAAGAGAAAAAAGGCGCGCCGCAAAGCTTGCTGCCTTAAATGAAATCGCTCGTGTTGTAAGCTCGGTTATGAACCTTAGACTTCTTTTCACCCTGGTGCACAATGAAATTTCACGCTTGATGAAGGCCGAAAACTTCTACATCGCTTTGTATGACCCTGAAACCGAAACTGTTGAGTTTGCCTTTGTAGTGGAAGAAGGCCAAATCAAAGAGGGGGCTAAACGAAAAGTAATCCCTGGCAGAGGTCTAACTGAATATATTATCTTTTCAGGTAAGCCTTTGCTCCTTTCTGCAGATGCAGAGGAAAAGCTTAAAGGCCTTGGGGTTGAGCCAGAGGGAGAGGGTCCCTTTGCCAGGAGTTGGCTCGGTGTCCCTCTTATAGCAGGCGATAGGGTCACAGGAGCAATGGTCGTCCATAGTTATGAGGGGGAAAACCTTTACTCTCAGGACGATCTGGAAGTCCTCCAGAACATAGCTTATCAGACAGCCATTGCCATTGAGAACGCTCGTCTCCTGGAGCGAACGGATAAAGCGCTTGCCCAAAAAGTTAAGGAGTTGACCATTCTCTCGGAATTGGACCGGGAAATGGCTTTGGCCTCTTCAGATTTGGACCGCCTCCTGAAGCTTGTAGTGGAAAAGGCTGTGGCATACACTGGTGCTGATGCAGGTCTTCTGGCCTTAGTTGAAGAGAAGAACGGGGGAAGGGGTCTCTACCTCAAAAGTTCGGTGGGTTATCCCCCGATAATCGAACAATACATAAATAACCCTTATCCTCTTGAAAGAGGCATAACGGGAAGGGTGGTGAGAACCGGTCAGGCTGTTCTCTGCCCTGATGTGCGGGAAGATCCTGATTATGACCCTGTAAGGGAGTCAACCCTTTCGCAACTTACGGTTCCCATATTCCTGGAGGGAAAAATTTTAGGGGCAATCACCCTTGAAAGTTCCCATCTCAATGCCTTTACGCGAGAGGACTTGAATTTTATCAGCAGCCTGGCGGATAGAGCAGCCATTGCCATTAACCAGGCCAGGCTCTTTGAAGAAGTCCGCCGGGCCTCAGAAGCCAAAAGTGCCTTCATAGGCGATATATCCCATGAGCTCAGGAATCCTCTGACTTCTATCAAGGGTTACACTGATCTAATCCTTGCAGGCAAATCCGGCCCCCTGAGCGAGCGGCAGGAAGAACTTCTCCGGAAAGTTCGTTCTAACGCCGAAAGGATGGAGAAACTTCTGAGGGATTTAAGTGAGCTTTCCAAAATAGAGGCTGGGAAAATTCCTATGGATATCACCTCCGTTAATCTCAAGGAGTTAATCGCGGAGTTGGTGGATTCGTGCTGGGAGAAAGCAGCGGATAAGGGCTTAACCGTCCATATGGAAGTGGATGATGACCTCCCACCTGTAAAAGCTGATCGTTTGAGAGTCACGGAAATCCTTTCCAACCTTATGGATAATGCCTGTGCTTATACTCCGCAAGGGGGCAAAATAACTGTAAGAGCTTTCAGGGAGGACAAATTTGTCAGGGTAGAGGTAGAAGATACAGGCATAGGTATTCCGCCTGAGGAGCAGCCCAAAATATTCGGGCGCTTTTTCCGGGGCTCTCACCCTATGGTTCGTGAGCGCCAGGGGACAGGCCTTGGGCTTCATATAGCCAAAAAGCTTGTGGAAATGCAGGGAGGAACGATCTGGTTCAAGAGCTTCCCTGGCAAAGGCTCCACTTTTATCTTCACTTTGCCCGTCTGGGAGTAA